The Paenibacillus amylolyticus genome contains the following window.
GCTCCACAGACCATCTTCAGCATGCTGAATAACGCCGATCTCAAGTTTCCACGAATTAAGGACGAACACGGTAATGAAGTTGAGCTGACTCATGGCAGCTACATTCAGTTCCTTGAGAATCCCAATCGTGAAGTTCGCGAACGTGCCTTCAAGGCGGTATATGAAACCTATGCCAAACAGAAGAACACGATTGCGGCTGCCCTGAATGCAAATGTAACCAAAAATATGTTCTATGCCAATGTTCGGAAGTATCCTTCCGTGATGGAAATGTCCTTATATGGAGATAACATCCCAACGGATGTGTATACGAACCTGGTAGACACCATTCACGAGAGCCTTCCGTTATTGCATCGATACATGGATTTGCGTAAAAAGTTGCTGGGTGTGGATCAATTACACATGTATGACCTGTTCGCTCCACTCGTAGACGAGTACAAAATGGATATTACCTATGAGCAAGCGAAACAAACGGTCAAGGACGGTCTGAAACCACTCGGCAAGGACTATGCAGATGCCTTGCAGACTGGATATGATAACCGCTGGATCGATGTATATGAGAATGAAAATAAACGTTCAGGTGCTTATGCATGGGGCGCTTACGGCACTCACCCGTATGTTCTGTTGAATCACAAAGATAACCTGAACAGCATGTTCACACTCGCCCATGAAATGGGTCACGCTCTGCATTCACATTACTCGGATACAACACTTCCGTACCGTGATGCCCAGTACACCATCTTCCTGGCTGAGGTTGCATCCACAACCAACGAAGCGTTGCTGATGGATTATCTGCTTAACAAATCAACTGATCCAAAGGAAAAACTGTATCTGTTGACCTATTATGCGGACCAATTCCGTACAACGGTATTCCGCCAAACCATGTTTGCTGAATTCGAGAAAATCATTCATGAACGTGCGGAACAAGGTGACGCATTGACACCACAATTGTTATCCGAGATCTATTATGATCTGAACGTGAAATATCACGGTAAGGATATGGTTGTTGACAAAGATATTGAGATGGAATGGGCTCGTATTCCCCACTTCTATAACAGTTTCTACGTATACAAATATGCTACAGGCTTCTCTGCCGCGACCAGCTTCTCCAAGCAAATTCTGGAAGAAGGTCAACCTGCTGTTGACCGTTATCTTGGTTTCCTGAAGAGCGGTGGCAGTGATTACTCCATTAACATTCTGAAGAAAGCAGGTGTAGATATGTCTACACCTCAGCCAATTCGTGAAGCGATGAGTGTATTCAAGGAATTGATTGAACAGATGGAGCAACTAACCAAATAAGGTTTTCTTTCCAAGTGACCTGCATCCCTTGCCCGTATGGGCAGGGGATTTTATAATCAATGCAAGATGCAATATACCCGAATATGGGTAATGCATACTAGTTCTCAATTGTTCAACAAGGAGGCAACACCATGAAAATGCAATGGGCGCTCATAGCAGGTCTTGTTTTTGCACTGCTCACGGGAATCTTTGCCGTTATTAATGTAGATTCCGTACAAGTGAACCTGTTATTCAACACTGTTCAAATCCCGTTAATTTTGCTGATTCTCGGTTGCACCCTGATCGGTGGAATTATTGTAGGTTCATATGGCATTTATCGCCAATACCGACTGCAACGCGAGAACAAACAATTGAAATTGCGTGTAACTGAATTGGAAAATTCGACAGCAAGCAACGCTTCGTTCGATTCTTATAAAACGATGGATTCGCTTGATTCAACTGTACCGGACAACCTAACGGAGAACGATTCGATCCAGAGTCAGCGCAAAGGAAACCCTACGGGGACATTGTAACCAACAGAATCAGCCTGCTGGCGAGTCAGGAATGGTAGCATCCCATTCACTCCCCCAGACAGGCTGTATTTTGTTTCACATCATACCCACGTTCCAAGGAGGAATTTATACCATGAGTTATACAATTGATGAATCTTACGTTCTGTCTTTTCTGAAAAAATTATTGGACACTCCAAGTCCAAGTGGTTACACCCATCATATTATCGAGATGATTCGCAAGGAAGCTGAATCACTGGGCATCGCTTGTGAGCTGAATAACAAAGGTGGTGCGGTGCTTACATTGCCTGGGCAAGACTCGTCCAAAACGATTGCTTTGAGTGCCCATGTGGATACGCTGGGGGCCATGGTACGCTCCATTACATCTTACGGTACTTTGAAACTGACCTCTGTCGGCGGATTTGCCATGCAAAGTATCGAGAACGAGTACTGCAGTATCCATACTCGGGACGGAAAAACTTACACAGGAACCATTCTCTCCCTTCATCCGTCTGTACACGTTTACCCTGATGCACGTACCTTTGAACGAACAGAGAGCCATATGGAAGTTCGAATCGATGAAGTTGTCTCCTCCAAGGAAGACGTCTTGAAACTCGGAATCTCTGTCGGAGACTTTATCTCCTTCGATGCTCGTGCCATCATTACCCCAAGCGGTTATATCAAATCTCGCCATCTGGATGACAAAGCCAGCGTCAGCTGCCCTGTTCGGCATCCTTGAGTCTGTACATCGCGAAGGCTGGAAACCATTACATAATGTTTCGCTGCTCATCTCCAACTACGAAGAAGTCGGACATGGCGCATCCTATATCCCTGCGGAAATCAGTGAAATGATTGCAGTAGACATGGGAGCCATGGGTGATGACCTGAGCTGTAAAGAAACCGATGTATCCATATGTGCCAAAGATTCCTCCGGCCCGTATGACTACGATATGACCAATCGTCTCATTGAGCTGGCCAAACAAGGTGGACTGGATTATGTTGTGGATATCTATCCCCAATATGGCTCAGATGGCAGTGCAGCATTACGCGGAGGAAACAATATCCGAGCTGCACTGATTGGTCCGGGCGTTCATGCCTCACATTCCATGGAGCGTACACATAAGGATGCTGTCCTGAATACAGCACGATTGCTCACTGCCTACATTACGACCAAGTAAAACACGTTTACGAATCATCACGGAGAACCATATACTTACCATAATAAAAGGACACCTCCACGCACAGCCTTTTGGCGCGCTTTGGAGGTGTCTTTTGCTCTCATGTCTATTAAGCTTTCCTCTCATTTAATCTGCCTGTTCCACATATTCATGATACTTGCGATCCAAGTTCTCAAACGCTGCCTGATGGTCACGCATTTCATACCTCAACACTTGCATGGTTTTACGAACTGCGCTTAGTCCATCTTTCACCTGACGTTCGGCTTTGCGGATTTTGTCCTGAACCATCCAGTCCACGAAGAGGCTATCGAAGAAATAGTCTGCGAACGAAAGCAGGCCTCCCAGATGCAAATCCGCATGAACTGCCATCTCTACATCCTCCAATTCCTTCTGAAAACGTCGCAGACGCTTACCTGCATCCATAATGGCGACCTGAGCATCATCCATTCGTCCCCGCTTGATATGTGTGGAGATTACTCCGCCACCCATCATGTCATATACACCCCAATTGCCTGCCGAAGCCAATGCCTTCTCCGCACGTTCAAGGGCATAGATCAGATACTCACCTTCCCGGAAAGCTTCATCCAATTCCTTAAGTTCACTCGCCAGATGCTCCCTATGCTCAGCCATGTCCTGCAATTCAGCATCCTGGTCCAGCAGACGACCCTCCTTCTTCCCCAATAACGCGTTATAGTCGCTCTGCCAGTACTGATACTGCCGCTGGCCCTCCAACTCCTGCTCCACATGAATTCGCTGCTCCTGTACGTCTTGTAACATGCGACAAGCGGTGTCGTATGCAGCCTTGCTTTCCATCAGTTCCAGCTCTTCCTTTTCCAGCCGCTCCGTCTTCTTGCCAATCAATTGATAGAAAAATGCTGATAATGTCATCCTGTTCAGTCGATCCACATCGTTCTGCTCTTTCTGGAGATGCTCCTGACGACGCTTTACCTTTGCTTCCCATTCAGCTTCTTCCGTTTGAAGCTTCTCCAGTCGTTTGACCCATTTCTCGTAAATTCTCCCCTTTCCTTGAGCACTGCCAACTGTTCATTCATTTCTTTATACATAAGTGCGGTGTTCTCTCCCTTCTATGGAATTCTTTACTTATACAACGTAATGAATATGAAGAACGTTTCATATTTAATCGCACATTCGCAGACAAAAAATCGCCCTCTCCACCTATGCGACATCAAGTCACTATAGAAGAAAGGGCGATGATTAATTATAAATTAAGACTTGCTCTGTTCAATCTGCTCTGCAAGTTCATTCAGAATGGTCCAGCGTTCCATCAATTCGTCCAGATGACGCTCCGCCTCAACCTGCTCCGCCATCAACTCCTGCAGACGGGCAGAATCACTAAATGACTCTTCCATCTCTCTGTTAATCCGAACAAGATTGGCTTCGGCCTTCTCAATATTTTCATCAATCTGGTCGTATTCCCGTTGTTCCTTGAAGCTGAATTTCAACTTCGGTTTAGCCGCTGACACAGCGGGAGTTGTTTTGTCCGATGACTGCTTCACCTTCGCTGCTCCTGGGTCACTCTCTTGCGTAGCTCCAGGTGCATTTTTCAGCATCCATTCCGCATACTCACTGTAGTCGCCGACATGTACACGTACAGCACCGTTGCCCTCAAAAGACAGCACTTTATCCACCGTACGATCAAGGAAATAGCGATCATGGGATACCACAAAGACAACACCCGGAAAATCGTCCAGATAGTCTTCCAGTACAGCGAGTGTCTGGATGTCCAGATCATTCGTCGGCTCATCCAGCAGCAATACATTCGGCGCAGCCATCAGAACACGCAGCAGATACAGGCGGCGCTTCTCTCCACCAGACAGACGCGAGATAGGGGTCCACTGGGATGCCGGGGTAAACAGGAACCGCTCCAGCATCTGGGATGCTGTAATCGAGAGAGCCATCGGCCGTTTTCACATTCTCGGCCACTTCCTTGATGTATTCAATGACACGCAGGGATTCATCCATCTCCTGATGTTCCTGGGTGAAATAGCCCAGATTGACCGTCGGACCGACGTCAACCACGCCTGCATCGGGTTGCAACTTGCCAGATATCATCTGTAGCAACGTGGACTTACCACTGCCATTCGGTCCAACAATACCTACCCGATCCCCTGGTACGGCAATATAACTCAGATCCTCGATCAGTTTGCGACCACCGACGGATTTGGAAAGGTGCTCAATCTCCAGAATCTTTTTGCCCAGACGAGTGGAACCAACTGATACTTCCAATGAACCCGAACGCTGGATTCCTTGTTGGTCTTTGAGTTGTTCAAAGCGATCAATTCTCGCTTTTTGTTTCGTCGTCCGTGCCTTGGCACCACGACGAATCCACGCGAGCTCCGTCCGAAGCAGATTCTTGCGTTTCTGTTCGGAAGAGGCTTCCCGTTCTTCACGCTCTGCCTTCAGTTCGAGAAAGCTTGTATAGTTGGCTTCATAGCGGAACAAACGACCATGATCCAATTCGAGCATGACATTCGCCACACGATCCAGGAAATACCGATCATGCGTAATCATAAGCAGTGCGCCGCGGCGCTTCTGCAAGTACTGCTCAAGCCACACGACCGAATCATTATCAATATGGTTCGTCGGCTCATCCAGAATGAGCAGTTCGCATGGGTGAATCAGAGCAGCAGCGAGTGCTACCCTTTTGCGTTGTCCACCAGACAATGTACCCATCAGTGCATCGAATTGACGAATACCCAGTTTGGACAAAATACTCTTCGCTTCACTCTCCATCTGCCAGAGCTGAAGCTGCTCCATCTGCTGATTCAGACGTAACAATCGCTCTTGCAAGGCTGGATCGGACGAATTCAGTTCCAATAATTCCATCGTTTCCGTATAGTCACGCACGGTTTTCATTTCCATGCTGTCACCTTCGAATACTTGTTGCAATACCGTATTATCCGGATTGAAGTCCGGATTCTGCGCCAGGAACTGAATGCGTACATCATTACCAATCGAGATCTGGCCCGCATCAGCAGGTTCCATTCCGGAAATCACACGCAAAAACGTGGATTTACCGGTGCCATTTACCCCAACAACGCCAATTTTGTCCTGATCAGCCATTCCGAATGAAGCGTCCTTGAACAATATTTTCTCGCCGTAACTTTTCGTAATTTGCTCTACCGTCATTATGTTCATTGCGTGTACCCACTTCTCTGTAAAATTGTATTCAATATTCCCCGCATCCACATACAAGCACTTACGTTTTCAAAAAGGACCGGCACCCGTCCAGAAACAACGCTGCCGAGAAGGCAATTCGCTTGTTCAGATCTTCTTCGTTGAACTCAGGATTAAGCATAATATCCATCTTCAGACGATCCAGAATCCCAATATACGATTTGGCCAACAAGACCGGCTCAGGTACACTTGCACTCTCCAGCACTTCACACACCATGCTCATATATTGATTCATGAACTCTTTCATGAATTGCATCAGATCCGGATCATTATTGGGTGCCATAAAAAAGAGCTTGGTATGATTGCGGCGCTCATAATAATACGTTAGGTGTGTCTTCGCTATTGCCCCAAGTTTATCACCTGTGTTCTCGTGCGAGTTCAACGCATGTTCAAGACGACTGATAAAGCCGTTACAGTCTCGCTTGGATACCGCGATAAATAATTGTTCCTTGCTTTTGAAATATAAATAAATGGTGCCTTTTGCGATGCCAGCCTCGTCTGCAATATCCGACATTTTGGTCTCATAAAAACCTTTCGAGCCAAAAATACCATAGGCTGCATCCAAAATGGCCTCCGATTTGTCTCCATGTACCGTGCTCAAATGTACTCCCCCTTACAACGCCAAAATGTTACCTAAACCTATCGCCACACATCCTCCGATAACCGAACTAAGCACGTTAACCAGGTCGTTGCTCATCCAAGACCAGCCACGAGCACGAACCGTTGGATGTCCGCAATGTTCATGTACCTCAACTTCTCGGCCACAAACGGTACAACGATACATTTTCTGCACCGTTGCGCCCAGATAGGAATCGGCAAAAGCCCCTGCCAAACCACCTATCAGGCCGACAAAAGTCCAACTAAACAGACCAAGCCCTTCGATCCCGCCGATCCATGAAAAGAAAAATGCTCCCGCACCAATCAGAGCCCCGCCTGCGGCTGCAGCCACGGTGCCGAGTAGTGAGACACCTCCTGAAGCACCTGGTGTAAGTACCCTCCAGGTGAGAACAGAGCGCGGCGGCTTGCGACTGAGACTCCCAAACTCGGTTGCCCATGTATCCGATGTAACGGTAGCCATGACACCGATGAAAGCATATACCCATGCCGGATGTGGAAATATCCAGTATCCCAGACACAGGAACATGCCCATCCCACCATTAGCCATCACTTGCCCGGCATCCCGATTTCCTGACTTGGCATAGGATTTCTCCAGCTCCTGCTTCCGATCTTTGCGATACCTGGAGAGCAATGTTGAAGTGATGAAGAACAACAATAACGTGCCAAACCAGAACAGGTTACCCGCTCCGTAATATATCGTTCCCATCATGATGGCTGCCAGGCAGCCAGACAGGGTTAGCGACTTTTTCGCATAGGCAGCACCTGCCACCATACAAGCGCATACGGCGCCAATAATCCAATCCATAATGTCTCCTGCATGCAGCATATGTACAGACCGCATGACGTTAATTGTATTTTTGAAATTCAATTATACCACGGTTTGATGCCAATGCCGAAACTCCTGAGGCCAGCACGCAAAAAACCTGTTCTGGCCTCATTTAGAAGTGCCAAAACAGGTTATTGATCAGCGTTACAACAAGATAACTACTCTCTTCAAGTAATGTCTGTAATTCGGTGTTCCTATATTTTCATTCAGACCCGCTTCGCACCGCCAACGACCCCATATCGGTAAAGTACCCTGCGACCAAACCAGTTGAACAATCGATCCGTCAGGAATCCCATGAACCCCAGGGAAATCAACCCGACAAAGATCCAGTCCGTCCGGAAAAAGAGCCTTGAATTCCAGATCAGGTAACCCACTCCCTCATTTGCGGCAATCATCTCTGCACCAATGATGGCCATATAAGAGGTTCCCATTGCCAGGCGCACACCTGTGAAAATATACGGAGTTGTCGCCGGAACAATCACATGCAGCAGAATCTGCCGTTCATTGGCTCCCATACTGCGTGCCGACCGGATTTTGTCTTCCTCAACGGAGAGCACACCTGTTAAGGTATTTAGCACAACAATGAAGAACGTTGCGTACATAATGAGCGCAATCTTGGATTGCTCTCCAATACCGAACCACACCAGGAATAAGGTAATAAAGGCGATCGGCGGGATAAACCGTATAAAGTTAAGGAATGGCTCGGCGAACAGCCGAATGATATGCACCTTGCCAATAATCAACCCTACCGGAATAGCAATGATGCTTCCGAGTACCCAGCCTGCCAGTACACGTGTGAAGCTGATTCCGATATACTGCATCAGCGTACCGTCCGCAATCAGTTCATGTGCTCCCAGGATCGTATCCCAGGGGCCAGGGATTACGTCAGGCCCATAGATGAGGGCACCCAGCTGCCAGATCAGGATGACCGTTACCCACAGGAGCGGGATGGACACCGATTTTTTTTCCAACCATTTCATCTCACATATCACCTCAGTTATTCTTCAAAGTGGCCTTGAATTCGATCATACAGGGTGTTGAATTCAGATGAGGCGATGTTCCTCGGGTAAGGTAAGGTGTTGTGGTAAATATCCGTAATATTTGAAGACGGACCTACAGACATAATGCCTATGCGCTCACCAAGCAATAAGGCCTCCTGAATATCGTGAGTGACAAAGATAACGGTCTTATGGGTTTCTTTCCAAATATTCACCAGTTCCTTCTGCATGGTTCGCCTCGTCATCGCGTCCAGTGCACCGAATGGCTCATCCATCAGCAAGATCGCCGAGTCATTCGCAAGTACCCGAGCCAATTGAACCGCTGCTTCATGCCACCCGAGAGCTCTTTCGGAAACTTTCCTTCATGAGCACCCAGTCCAACAAGCTGAATGTAACGATCAGAGATTTCACCCCGTTGTGTCTTGGGCACCTTGGACATTCGAAGCCCGAATTCAACATTTTCCCTCACGGTTAACCATGGAAAGAGAGAAGAATCCGCCTGCTGAAATACCATCGCCCGATCTCTGCCCGGTCTGTCAATCTCCTTGTTATCCACCTTGAGCTGTCCGCCCGACTTGGAGATGAAACCCGCGATCATGTTCAGCAGCGTTGACTTCCCGCATCCGCTGGGACCAAGCAGGACAAAGAATTCTCCTCCCTTGATAACGAGATCGACATCCTTGATGATATAATGCACGTCCCCATTGGTCGAGGCATGATACGTTTTCCGAAGCTGTTCGATATGAATGGTATGCTGAATTGCAGGTAAGGACATCACGGGCACCTCCCATTGGAATATGAATTATTTACTGTATGTCACTTTTTCCGGCAGAGCCTGCTGTAGAAAGGTCAGATTGAGTTTGTTGTCGAGATCAAAATCCTGTTCAATGATTCCGTTCTCCACCATATATTGCTTCTGACCTGCTAGACTGTCATAAGCGGCCTGCGTAAATCCAACTTCCCATGGATTGATCGGAAGGTCTTTTAACGTGGCCTCTTTAGGTTGTTTCGTCTCCTGATACATCAGATCCGCGACTTCTTCAGGATGCGCCTGGGCATACGAGGATGCCTCATCAAGCGCCGCAAGAAAATCACTTACCGTTTCGGGGTTCGCCTGAATAAATTCATTATTCGATATCAATCCCATACCGAGGCGTACAGGGGTCTGGGACATATCCGTCAGCTGATGTACCCCTTCAAGTGCGTCGAATTTATCCGTTAACGCAGAACCTATGACCCAAGTGGCATCAAGGTCTCCCTGTTTCAGTGCAATGTAGGACTCATCAAAAGCCCCTTGACCAATTTGCGTCACATCATTCAGCGTTAATCCCTGATCTTTCAAATATTCGTCCCATAGATACGGAATAAATGTACCTCGAATGAAGCTCACTTTCTTACCTTTCAAATCCGCTCCATTCTGAATATCATCCCTTGCATATAGCTTCCAGGCCGTTGCCGCTTCATCCGTAGCCTGACCAGCGGAAGCAATGACTGAATATTCTCCTTTAGCCAATGCATTTAATACGGGGAAATCTGCGCCATACGCAATATCCACCTGTTTGATAAATAATGCATTTACACCTTCAGCCGGTGAGCCAAACGTAATACTCTCGGCATCAATGCCCCGTTTTTCAAAAAAACCTTTGGCAATGGCTACCCGGAACGTGGGGTTGGTACTTGTATCTGCAATTCGGATTTTGACATTATCGGCATTTTTACCGGCAGCATCTTTGGGCCCAGATCCTGCCGCGTTTGAACTGCACCCGGATAATAGGAGTGCCGTAGCCAGGAATGCTATCAATACGCCAGTAATTATGGATGGTTTTCTCACAATATACACCCCATTCAATCTAGTCATGATTCTTGACGCCTAACCGCCCGATTTGCCTTCATCCGACGTTGCCACACAGGCTGCTCCCTCCACAAATGGAAGAGTTGTCTCCACACTCACGATGGATGCGGAACCTTTGGGTGCTGCTCCTGGCACCCTGTATGTCGAGACATCAATGGCTTCGATGGCAACCTCCTGTGGCTTCTCCAACTGCGGAACCCACTGATAAGGAACTCGATACGAGCGATAGACCATATTGGTATTCCGCCCATCCGTGTAAGGGGAGACATATTCCCACACCAACTCATGCTCCGCTGTCACTTCAAATAATCTGCCATTGGAACCTTCGGTTATCAGCGTATTGCCGTTAGGTAAACGTTGGGCTGAACTGATGTATGGACTATAAAATTTGTAGGAATCCGTTGGGACGGAAAATCCGGCTTCTGCCGATGTATACTGCCAGATAATCTCCAGGGTGACCGGGTTAATCTCCAGCACACGCGAGTGATCCCGAACCGCATGTTTTAATCCGAACGGGGAAGCCGGATTCGGAAGGCCGTAACCCGCCCAGCCGCCATTGTCGAATACGAGCAGGTTCCCTTCTCCGGGCAGGCCCTGAGGGATGATATGTGCATGATGCTGCCCGATAATTGTTCCAATGTGTTTCGTTTCAGGTGAAGTATAGTCCGGCCCCAGTCTCCATACGATTTTTCCACTCTGTCTGTCTGTAATCGCGATTATATTGGCCTCTCTGGCATCCCAGATAATATTGTCGGGGTGGAATCGTTCGTCTCCTTCTTCATAGAAGCGGTTGGGGCCGACATAAGAAGCAGAATTAATATCCAGCCAGTCACCGACACCACCACCCAGATGCCCGAAAGAACGTGTATTCGGATCACGAAACAGCACATTTCGCGCAGCTTCATCAAAACCTAATTCTTCAAAGTGCTCGTTAGGCAGCCACTCCCATAGCACCTTCCCTTCCCAATCCACTTCAATAATGGCATCATCAAGCAATGGTTTATCCGAAATGTGCGGGTTACTCACATTTTTGTGAGCCAGGATAGTGTTTTCCCACTCTTCGCCTTCGGCGCAAGCCCAGGTGCATAGTAACCGACCGGATTCCCCTCACGCTGATAATCATGATGCTGGCGGGCATACCATAGCGGCTCATAACCCGGATCTTCGATGTGCTCGTAGCTGTTGTATTTCCATACAATGTTGCCGTCCCAATCTACCTGAACCAGATCAACATTATCCTGGATACCGAACTTCGGATCTCTACGACCCGTGCTGCCCAGCACGTAACCGCCAGGCAATATTTTGGCCGGAAATCCTAACAACCCTTTCCACAGGTGAACCTCCTTGCCATTCATGTCAATCAGCACTACGCCTTCCTCACCTGCCTGATAGACGGTATAACCGCCCCAAGCCTTATCCGGATTATATAGCGTCGCTCCAGTTGGATATATTGTTGAGTGCCCCATTGCTCATCTCTCCCTTAGAATGTATGTGGTATATCGAATGTCGTTAACTTGACCCAACCTCAATAACTGAGATAGTTACTCTTCCCGGTATTGTCCCGCTGCTTCTGCTCAAGATCACCTGCGGAGGACCGATCGTGTTCCTTCAATCCGTTGTTCTCCGCCAATTCCAGCACCGTGTCCGAGAACCCCTCCAGATTCGCTATCACCCGCTCGTAGAATTGACTCTGCTGCTCCAGTTCCTCCGTCGTAAATCCCTCAAACAGAAGCGTGATACATCGGGCACCGATGTTGCTGTTTCTCGCATACATCTCCCGCCCGCTGGATGTGATGTCCAGTAAAACCGTCCGGCGGTCGTCTTCCTTTCGTCTGCGGATGGTGAGTCCTTTTTTCTCCAACTTATCAGTCAGAGCTGTAATGGCACCCGATGTAAAATCCAACTGTTCTGCCAAATCGCCAAGCCGCTGTTCCCCTCACGAATGATCTTGTGCAGGATAAGCATGCCTGGCAGGCTGATGCCTTCGACAGAGATGCGATCCCGCTCTTTGACAAATCGTCTGACCATTTTGCGGAACAACCAGTCTGTCCGCTCCAACGCTTCCCAGTCTCTATCACTCATTTTCATAACCTCCTTGATCGTCTGAAACCTCAACAGCACACGAAAAAAGGCCCCCGTGGACATTCCATAGTGGAGTAGTCCCGGGAGCCTTTGGCGGTCCAATCAGCTCGATTTATATTTCCATTTCAAATTAGTTCACTGTTCATTTAATGAGTATTAAAATAATTGAGATCATCATATAACCAACTAACCCAACCTGTCAAGTGTGAATTGTGTTTAACATTATTTATTCTGTTTTAAGTTTCACTTCAGGTTCTCCGTTTACACTATTCTCAGATTGATACATCAACAAATACATCTACGACAAGCTACGAATCAGTTCGTTCGTACTCTACTACAGAAATGAGGAATATGCATATGAACATGAAACGAGTCATTATTATAGGCACCATGTTTGTCACCATGTCCTTCGCCGGAACAGCATGGGGCCAATCTGCCATCTCCCCCATACCCACGGCCAAATGGTCCATCGTTGACCTGGATCCTGGTGAGGGAAGCAGTGACGAACTGCTCAGCGCTCTTAATCAGTCTTCAGAAGAGGATCTGTATCAGAAGCTCTACAACGGTAAGTCGCTGAGAACGATTACAGAAGAAAACAAGGGAAATTTGAATGAAGTGATTGCGATACAGGTAAGACAGCTCAGAGAGCAGTTGGATGAGCGACTCGCAAGTGGAAGTATCAGCTCGGAGCAACATGCTGCACAACAAGCTGAACTGGAAGAGTTGGTCACGCAGAGCGTAAATACATCTTACTGCCTGACCTAATGAGCGACCGATTCATACGATAAACATATGAGGTTGCCATGAAATTACAAGGCAAAAAGGAGCGTATGCACGCCCCTTTCTTGTATCCTATACATCTATATACTTCTCAAGCAGGTATGATGTGTACTGTGTAATCCTTATTCCGCTGCCCAATTGTGCATGTACCCAAGGATTCGCCGGCCCATGCCAGTTCAAGCACATCTCCTGCTTGTATTGGTCCAACACCTTCGGGTGTTCCTGTAAAAATGACATCTCCCGGCCCCAAGCCGTAATGGTGACCTACATAATTTACAATATCCTGTAAACTGAAAATCATGTTACGAATGTTAC
Protein-coding sequences here:
- the pepF gene encoding oligoendopeptidase F, with protein sequence MSQLLKRSEVPAEHSWKLEDLFADQKAWDQEYEEVSSLTKKASEFQGKLNDPDVLKSCFEFEDEISLKIERLFVYARMHQDEDTANPTYQNLSQKAQKLSVRVGEALSFVTPEILSLPDDQLDAFIKNEKLSAYTFTLEEMKREKAHVLSQAEEALLAQVGNLSQAPQTIFSMLNNADLKFPRIKDEHGNEVELTHGSYIQFLENPNREVRERAFKAVYETYAKQKNTIAAALNANVTKNMFYANVRKYPSVMEMSLYGDNIPTDVYTNLVDTIHESLPLLHRYMDLRKKLLGVDQLHMYDLFAPLVDEYKMDITYEQAKQTVKDGLKPLGKDYADALQTGYDNRWIDVYENENKRSGAYAWGAYGTHPYVLLNHKDNLNSMFTLAHEMGHALHSHYSDTTLPYRDAQYTIFLAEVASTTNEALLMDYLLNKSTDPKEKLYLLTYYADQFRTTVFRQTMFAEFEKIIHERAEQGDALTPQLLSEIYYDLNVKYHGKDMVVDKDIEMEWARIPHFYNSFYVYKYATGFSAATSFSKQILEEGQPAVDRYLGFLKSGGSDYSINILKKAGVDMSTPQPIREAMSVFKELIEQMEQLTK
- a CDS encoding lipopolysaccharide assembly protein LapA domain-containing protein; this encodes MKMQWALIAGLVFALLTGIFAVINVDSVQVNLLFNTVQIPLILLILGCTLIGGIIVGSYGIYRQYRLQRENKQLKLRVTELENSTASNASFDSYKTMDSLDSTVPDNLTENDSIQSQRKGNPTGTL
- a CDS encoding TetR/AcrR family transcriptional regulator gives rise to the protein MSTVHGDKSEAILDAAYGIFGSKGFYETKMSDIADEAGIAKGTIYLYFKSKEQLFIAVSKRDCNGFISRLEHALNSHENTGDKLGAIAKTHLTYYYERRNHTKLFFMAPNNDPDLMQFMKEFMNQYMSMVCEVLESASVPEPVLLAKSYIGILDRLKMDIMLNPEFNEEDLNKRIAFSAALFLDGCRSFLKT
- a CDS encoding DUF92 domain-containing protein produces the protein MDWIIGAVCACMVAGAAYAKKSLTLSGCLAAIMMGTIYYGAGNLFWFGTLLLFFITSTLLSRYRKDRKQELEKSYAKSGNRDAGQVMANGGMGMFLCLGYWIFPHPAWVYAFIGVMATVTSDTWATEFGSLSRKPPRSVLTWRVLTPGASGGVSLLGTVAAAAGGALIGAGAFFFSWIGGIEGLGLFSWTFVGLIGGLAGAFADSYLGATVQKMYRCTVCGREVEVHEHCGHPTVRARGWSWMSNDLVNVLSSVIGGCVAIGLGNILAL
- a CDS encoding ABC transporter permease, which produces MKWLEKKSVSIPLLWVTVILIWQLGALIYGPDVIPGPWDTILGAHELIADGTLMQYIGISFTRVLAGWVLGSIIAIPVGLIIGKVHIIRLFAEPFLNFIRFIPPIAFITLFLVWFGIGEQSKIALIMYATFFIVVLNTLTGVLSVEEDKIRSARSMGANERQILLHVIVPATTPYIFTGVRLAMGTSYMAIIGAEMIAANEGVGYLIWNSRLFFRTDWIFVGLISLGFMGFLTDRLFNWFGRRVLYRYGVVGGAKRV
- a CDS encoding ABC transporter substrate-binding protein, which gives rise to MTRLNGVYIVRKPSIITGVLIAFLATALLLSGCSSNAAGSGPKDAAGKNADNVKIRIADTSTNPTFRVAIAKGFFEKRGIDAESITFGSPAEGVNALFIKQVDIAYGADFPVLNALAKGEYSVIASAGQATDEAATAWKLYARDDIQNGADLKGKKVSFIRGTFIPYLWDEYLKDQGLTLNDVTQIGQGAFDESYIALKQGDLDATWVIGSALTDKFDALEGVHQLTDMSQTPVRLGMGLISNNEFIQANPETVSDFLAALDEASSYAQAHPEEVADLMYQETKQPKEATLKDLPINPWEVGFTQAAYDSLAGQKQYMVENGIIEQDFDLDNKLNLTFLQQALPEKVTYSK